A genome region from Dolichospermum compactum NIES-806 includes the following:
- a CDS encoding Na+/H+ antiporter subunit E — protein MIGHFILRLSIWLLLTANVSVTNIIIGVIIALLLPRGKSSPEKLKSWLKVIIKIFVAIPVAFMEAFEIIFRPHKQEEIIMEKVKLNRSPLLVFFDIFLITFTPKTIVLKYHEEGWYEVHYIKPRKKQA, from the coding sequence ATGATTGGACATTTCATATTAAGACTGTCAATTTGGTTATTACTCACAGCGAATGTGAGTGTAACAAATATTATCATCGGTGTAATTATTGCCTTACTTTTACCACGTGGTAAGTCATCACCAGAAAAATTAAAATCTTGGTTAAAGGTAATAATTAAAATCTTTGTTGCCATTCCGGTAGCTTTTATGGAGGCATTTGAAATTATCTTCCGTCCCCATAAACAAGAAGAAATTATCATGGAGAAAGTCAAACTCAACAGATCACCATTATTGGTTTTTTTCGATATATTTCTGATTACCTTTACCCCTAAAACCATAGTTTTGAAATACCACGAAGAAGGATGGTATGAAGTTCACTATATTAAACCCAGGAAAAAACAAGCATGA
- a CDS encoding monovalent cation/H(+) antiporter subunit G, with product MINFLSYTCIGIGIVFWFWGTSHLVSNRSVLFKLHGLSVADTLGSMMIIVGLLLKIPSEWPLLILGIISLAIWNTMLGYVLAYCSTEEAKNE from the coding sequence ATGATCAACTTTCTTAGTTATACCTGCATAGGTATAGGCATAGTTTTCTGGTTTTGGGGAACTTCTCATTTAGTCAGCAACAGATCAGTATTATTCAAATTACATGGACTTTCTGTTGCTGATACTTTAGGTTCAATGATGATTATTGTCGGACTGTTACTGAAAATACCCAGTGAATGGCCACTACTTATTCTTGGCATTATTTCCTTAGCAATTTGGAATACTATGCTTGGTTATGTATTAGCATACTGTTCAACAGAAGAGGCAAAAAATGAATGA
- a CDS encoding Na(+)/H(+) antiporter subunit B, with protein sequence MKLVYILAGIALFVKMLIMPHSEPNLLDISTVETVVKESGVPNAVSGIIFRNRLYDTIFEVIVFTIAILGANFLLANEKPSCSIYQFKDQPSIILARLGATIAALVGIELAIRGHLSPGGGFAAGVAGGTAIGLIAITSSYQWMQDIYQRWHAAIWEKVSVLVFIVLAVITLSGMELPHGELGTLFSGGILPILNILVAVKVALGSWAVILIFIRYRGLL encoded by the coding sequence ATGAAATTAGTTTACATTTTAGCCGGAATAGCTTTATTTGTGAAAATGTTGATTATGCCTCATTCAGAACCGAATTTACTAGATATTTCTACTGTGGAAACAGTGGTAAAAGAAAGTGGAGTTCCTAATGCAGTCTCAGGAATTATTTTCAGAAATCGGCTATATGATACAATCTTTGAAGTTATTGTTTTTACTATTGCCATTCTCGGAGCTAATTTTTTATTAGCTAATGAAAAACCATCTTGCAGCATCTATCAATTTAAAGATCAACCATCAATAATATTAGCTCGTCTAGGGGCGACAATTGCGGCATTAGTGGGCATTGAATTAGCAATTAGGGGGCATTTGAGTCCGGGGGGTGGTTTTGCGGCTGGAGTCGCTGGAGGGACAGCAATCGGACTGATAGCAATTACCTCATCATACCAATGGATGCAGGATATTTACCAACGTTGGCACGCGGCTATCTGGGAAAAGGTTTCCGTATTAGTTTTCATTGTTTTAGCAGTGATAACTTTGTCAGGAATGGAATTACCACATGGAGAGTTAGGAACATTATTTAGTGGTGGAATTCTGCCAATATTAAATATCCTAGTTGCTGTTAAAGTAGCATTAGGTTCTTGGGCTGTGATTTTGATTTTTATTCGTTATCGAGGTTTGTTATGA
- a CDS encoding ROK family protein, translated as MQQVIGIDLGGTAIKLGRFTADGNCLQSLSVNTPQPATPEAVLSTIVDAIAQIDPNNESIAIGLGTPGPADATGRIAKVAINLIGWHDVPLADWLEAKTGKPTILANDANCAGLGEAWLGAGRSFPNLILLTLGTGVGGAIILDGKLFVGHQGAAAELGLISLNPDGPMCNSGNQGSLEQHTSISAIRRRTGKEPAELGALAQAGDPEALTFWQEYGKDLGIGLTSLLYVLTPQAIIIGGGVSASFEFFLPSLTAEIEKRVLPTSRAGLQILPAELGNAAGMVGAAKLALTIRQICVS; from the coding sequence GTGCAGCAAGTAATTGGTATTGATTTAGGGGGAACTGCGATTAAGTTGGGGCGGTTTACAGCGGATGGAAATTGTTTGCAATCTTTATCTGTGAATACTCCCCAGCCGGCAACACCAGAAGCTGTATTATCTACAATAGTAGATGCGATCGCCCAAATTGACCCCAATAATGAAAGTATCGCCATTGGTTTGGGTACTCCGGGGCCTGCTGATGCTACGGGAAGAATTGCTAAAGTTGCCATTAATCTTATAGGATGGCATGATGTCCCCTTAGCAGATTGGTTAGAAGCGAAAACGGGTAAACCAACAATTTTGGCAAATGACGCTAACTGCGCTGGTTTAGGAGAAGCTTGGTTAGGTGCAGGTCGAAGTTTCCCCAATTTGATTTTACTAACTTTGGGAACTGGCGTTGGTGGGGCAATTATTCTTGATGGTAAATTATTTGTCGGTCATCAAGGTGCAGCAGCAGAATTAGGTTTAATCAGCTTAAATCCTGATGGACCGATGTGCAATAGTGGTAATCAAGGTTCATTAGAACAACATACTTCCATATCTGCTATCCGCCGTCGTACAGGCAAAGAACCCGCAGAGTTAGGCGCACTCGCCCAAGCTGGAGATCCAGAAGCCTTGACTTTTTGGCAAGAATATGGTAAAGATTTAGGAATTGGATTAACCAGTTTACTCTATGTGCTAACACCCCAAGCCATTATTATTGGTGGTGGTGTGAGTGCGAGTTTTGAGTTTTTCTTACCGTCATTAACAGCAGAAATCGAAAAACGGGTTTTACCAACATCTCGCGCAGGTTTGCAAATTCTCCCAGCAGAATTAGGAAATGCAGCCGGTATGGTAGGCGCTGCTAAGTTAGCATTAACAATTAGACAAATATGCGTATCCTAA
- the dusB gene encoding tRNA dihydrouridine synthase DusB, with protein sequence MISLSPELQARLSTPLKIGSFEVKSRVLQSPLSGVTDMVFRRLVRRYAPESMVYTEMVNATGLHYVKQLPIIMEVDPNERPISIQLFDCRPDFLAEAAIKAVAEGADTVDINMGCPVNKITKNGGGSSLLRQPEIAEAIVREVVKAVDVPVTVKTRIGWNDQEITILDFAKRMEGAGAKMITVHGRTRAQGYNGNARWEWIAKVKEILSIPVIGNGDIFSVEAAVKCLEQTGADGVMCSRGTLGYPFLVGEVDHFLKTGELLTPPNPIQRLECAREHLFALWEYKGDRGVRQARKHMTWYAKGFMGAADLRGKLSLMETVQQGLDLIDGAIERLANGYEVEEEVPAIIAL encoded by the coding sequence ATGATTTCCCTTTCACCTGAACTCCAAGCTAGACTTTCCACACCTCTAAAGATTGGCTCATTTGAGGTTAAAAGCCGTGTTTTACAGTCTCCTCTATCAGGGGTGACAGATATGGTATTTCGGCGTTTAGTGCGTCGTTATGCCCCAGAATCTATGGTGTATACAGAAATGGTAAATGCTACAGGCTTACATTATGTTAAGCAATTACCAATAATTATGGAAGTAGATCCTAACGAACGTCCAATTAGTATTCAATTATTTGATTGTCGTCCCGATTTTTTAGCAGAAGCAGCTATAAAAGCAGTTGCTGAAGGTGCAGATACTGTTGATATTAATATGGGATGTCCTGTGAATAAAATTACTAAAAATGGTGGTGGTTCTTCTTTATTACGTCAACCAGAAATTGCGGAAGCAATTGTGCGGGAAGTTGTCAAAGCAGTAGATGTTCCTGTAACTGTAAAAACCCGCATTGGTTGGAATGATCAGGAAATTACTATTCTTGATTTTGCGAAAAGAATGGAAGGCGCAGGAGCAAAAATGATTACTGTGCATGGACGCACTCGCGCTCAAGGTTATAATGGTAATGCACGGTGGGAATGGATAGCTAAAGTCAAGGAAATTTTATCAATTCCTGTGATTGGGAATGGAGATATTTTTTCTGTGGAAGCTGCGGTAAAATGTTTAGAACAAACTGGTGCAGATGGAGTAATGTGTTCTCGTGGAACTTTAGGTTATCCCTTTTTAGTTGGTGAAGTTGATCATTTCTTAAAAACTGGAGAATTATTAACACCACCTAACCCAATTCAACGCTTAGAATGTGCCAGAGAACATCTTTTTGCTTTGTGGGAATACAAGGGAGATAGGGGAGTCCGTCAGGCTCGTAAACACATGACTTGGTATGCTAAAGGCTTTATGGGTGCGGCTGATTTACGGGGTAAATTAAGTTTAATGGAAACTGTCCAACAAGGTTTAGATTTAATTGATGGTGCGATAGAAAGATTAGCAAATGGTTATGAAGTTGAAGAAGAAGTACCAGCTATTATTGCACTTTAG
- a CDS encoding TM2 domain-containing protein, producing the protein MTIKNTEHKDRLLVSYLLCGAGFLGIGGLHRLYNGKTATGLLWFFTCGFFYLGQIYDLLIIPNMVDEYEQKLLLKAGLSPLGVSMNERIFISQVHKPAEKPMIVKLIEAAEAKGGSLTVTQGVKATGMSFGEVEATLQEMLKSNHIRIGNDPISGVVTYYFDEL; encoded by the coding sequence ATGACTATAAAAAATACTGAACATAAAGACCGTCTTCTTGTCTCTTACCTCTTGTGTGGGGCTGGTTTTTTGGGAATAGGTGGTTTACATCGCTTATATAATGGTAAAACGGCTACTGGTTTATTATGGTTCTTTACCTGTGGGTTCTTTTACTTGGGACAAATCTATGATTTATTAATCATACCTAATATGGTAGACGAATATGAGCAGAAATTGCTACTAAAAGCAGGTTTATCACCTTTAGGCGTATCCATGAATGAACGGATATTTATTTCCCAAGTTCACAAACCGGCGGAGAAACCAATGATTGTTAAACTAATAGAAGCCGCAGAAGCTAAGGGTGGTAGTTTAACTGTAACTCAAGGTGTTAAGGCTACAGGAATGAGTTTTGGAGAAGTCGAAGCTACACTCCAAGAAATGCTGAAATCAAATCATATCAGAATTGGTAATGACCCCATTTCTGGAGTGGTAACTTATTATTTTGATGAATTGTAA
- a CDS encoding tetratricopeptide repeat protein has translation MDITQLKHQADIYLKQGDFTAAINLYEKCIELVPNLISNYWYLALALLLQGN, from the coding sequence ATGGATATTACACAACTTAAACATCAGGCTGATATTTATCTCAAGCAGGGAGATTTTACAGCAGCTATCAATCTTTATGAAAAATGTATTGAATTAGTTCCTAACTTAATTTCTAATTATTGGTATTTAGCATTAGCTTTGTTATTGCAAGGAAACTAA
- a CDS encoding DUF4040 domain-containing protein, whose amino-acid sequence MNDTYLYLIIALLPLTAGMLVTQTNPYHALVIRGVLGAVAAMVDAVLGAADVALTEALMGTMLSITLYAIAVRSSLVLRLGIMEYQSIEKNQDGNFQQLINDFRSIFNKHYLRLELVPYPTQETLQQALIEKEIHASCVQLDKVVEAEETYQTVIRVQRIYNIVKSELSSPKTTLKYFNVLDSGEQTL is encoded by the coding sequence ATGAATGATACTTATCTCTATTTAATCATTGCTTTATTACCCTTAACTGCGGGAATGTTAGTAACTCAAACTAACCCCTATCATGCCTTAGTAATTCGTGGGGTACTGGGTGCAGTTGCGGCAATGGTAGATGCAGTTTTGGGTGCAGCAGATGTGGCTTTAACAGAAGCATTAATGGGAACAATGCTATCAATTACTTTGTATGCGATCGCAGTTCGTTCATCCTTAGTATTACGTCTTGGGATCATGGAATATCAATCAATAGAAAAAAATCAAGATGGAAATTTTCAACAATTAATAAACGATTTCCGCAGCATTTTTAATAAACATTATTTGCGTCTAGAACTTGTACCTTATCCTACTCAAGAAACTTTACAACAGGCACTAATTGAAAAAGAAATTCATGCTAGTTGTGTGCAATTAGACAAGGTTGTGGAAGCAGAAGAAACATACCAAACTGTGATTAGAGTGCAACGCATTTACAACATCGTAAAAAGTGAACTTTCATCACCAAAAACCACTTTAAAATATTTCAATGTTTTAGATTCAGGGGAGCAAACTTTATGA
- the rseP gene encoding RIP metalloprotease RseP: protein MSVLAAIAVLAILILVHELGHFIAARSQGIYANRFSLGFGPILLKYQGSETEYTIRAFPLGGFVGFPDDDPDSEIPPNDPNLLRNRPVLDRAIVISAGVIANLIFAYLMLALQLGIVGIPQEFQYQPGVLVKPVNEQSVAYQAGIREGDIILAVNGQEIPLGKDATTLLTKEIQTHPNQEIDLKIQHETQQTNLKLTPKQGADGKGVVGIELGPNGKAIYRRPQDIVEIIKLAANRFQQLVVGTFQGFGQLITNFGQTVGQVSGPVKIVQIGAQLAASDSTNLFSFAAIISINLAIINILPLPALDGGQLAFLLIEGLFGKPLPNKIQEGVMQTGLVLLLGLGIFLIVKETTQLTSQLEWVQKLFQ, encoded by the coding sequence ATGTCAGTTTTAGCAGCGATCGCAGTCTTGGCTATTTTGATCTTAGTACATGAGTTGGGACATTTCATAGCCGCCCGTTCTCAAGGCATTTATGCTAACCGCTTCTCCCTGGGGTTTGGTCCGATTCTTTTGAAGTACCAAGGATCAGAAACAGAATACACTATCCGTGCCTTCCCCTTGGGTGGTTTTGTCGGCTTTCCCGACGATGATCCAGATAGCGAAATTCCCCCCAATGACCCGAATTTGCTGCGTAACCGCCCAGTTTTAGACCGTGCTATAGTCATTAGTGCCGGTGTCATCGCCAATTTAATCTTTGCGTATTTAATGTTGGCTTTGCAACTGGGAATCGTTGGTATACCCCAAGAATTTCAGTATCAACCAGGTGTACTTGTCAAACCTGTAAACGAACAATCCGTCGCTTATCAAGCAGGGATTCGGGAAGGAGACATTATTCTCGCTGTGAATGGTCAAGAAATTCCACTAGGTAAAGATGCCACCACATTATTAACCAAGGAAATCCAAACCCACCCTAATCAAGAAATTGACCTCAAAATTCAACACGAAACCCAACAAACCAACCTGAAACTAACACCTAAACAAGGTGCTGATGGTAAAGGTGTCGTAGGAATTGAATTAGGTCCAAATGGTAAAGCAATTTATCGCCGTCCTCAAGATATTGTCGAGATTATCAAACTTGCTGCTAATCGCTTCCAACAGTTAGTGGTGGGAACATTTCAAGGTTTTGGGCAATTAATTACTAATTTTGGGCAAACGGTGGGACAAGTTTCAGGACCCGTGAAAATCGTCCAAATTGGCGCACAATTAGCAGCTAGTGATAGCACAAATTTATTTTCTTTTGCGGCAATTATTAGTATTAACCTGGCAATTATTAATATTTTGCCTCTTCCCGCTTTAGATGGTGGACAATTAGCCTTTTTACTCATTGAAGGATTATTTGGTAAACCTTTACCTAACAAAATTCAAGAAGGTGTGATGCAAACTGGCTTAGTGTTACTTTTAGGATTAGGTATTTTCCTAATTGTCAAAGAAACAACCCAATTAACATCCCAGCTAGAATGGGTACAAAAATTGTTTCAGTAA
- the nth gene encoding endonuclease III, which produces MTRKSLTKKQRALEILSRIQHLYPDATCSLDYATPVQLLVATILSAQCTDERVNKVTPGLFGKFPDAESLANANLTELEELVRSTGFYRNKAKNIQGACRMIVQDFNAVVPNKMEDLLKLPGVARKTANVVLAHAYGINAGVTVDTHVKRLSQRLGLTKNTEPVGIEKDLMKLLPQPDWENWSIRLIYHGRAVCKARSPSCDICKLVDLCDMNLSDAKSQKTK; this is translated from the coding sequence TTGACTCGTAAATCATTAACCAAAAAACAACGGGCTTTAGAAATCCTTTCCCGTATTCAGCATCTTTATCCAGACGCAACTTGCTCCCTAGATTATGCCACCCCTGTACAATTATTAGTAGCAACTATTCTTTCCGCTCAATGTACAGATGAAAGGGTAAACAAAGTAACGCCAGGATTATTTGGCAAATTTCCTGACGCGGAAAGTTTAGCAAATGCAAATTTAACAGAGTTAGAAGAATTGGTACGTTCGACAGGATTTTATCGCAATAAAGCTAAGAATATTCAAGGTGCTTGTCGAATGATTGTTCAGGATTTTAACGCTGTTGTTCCCAACAAAATGGAAGACTTATTAAAACTTCCAGGAGTAGCCCGAAAAACTGCAAATGTGGTTTTAGCTCATGCTTATGGTATTAATGCTGGAGTAACTGTAGATACTCACGTAAAGCGTTTGAGTCAGCGTTTGGGATTGACAAAAAATACCGAACCTGTGGGAATTGAAAAGGATTTAATGAAGTTATTACCCCAACCAGACTGGGAAAATTGGTCAATTAGATTAATTTATCATGGTCGGGCTGTCTGTAAAGCCCGTTCTCCTAGTTGTGATATTTGTAAGTTGGTTGACTTGTGTGATATGAATTTATCTGACGCAAAGTCCCAAAAAACAAAGTAA
- a CDS encoding Uma2 family endonuclease: MIQALPQTKLVSFEEFTEWYPNTEVRYELHNGVIVEMTPLVGDHEEIVGFLATQITLEFSRLKLPYFIPKTALIKSANSKLAYLPDIILLNRSNLVNEPLWKKQSTISESASVPLVVEIVSTNWRDDYHKKLADYEQMGIVEYWIVDYAALGGRAFIGNPKQPTISIYHLIDEEYQVSQFRDNDLIISPSWPELNLTANQIFKAGV; this comes from the coding sequence ATGATTCAAGCTTTACCTCAAACTAAATTAGTCAGCTTTGAAGAGTTTACAGAGTGGTATCCAAATACAGAAGTCCGCTATGAATTACATAATGGAGTAATTGTAGAAATGACACCACTCGTAGGAGATCATGAAGAAATTGTTGGATTTTTAGCTACACAAATTACATTAGAGTTTAGTCGGCTAAAACTTCCTTATTTTATCCCCAAAACAGCTTTAATCAAATCAGCAAACAGCAAATTAGCATACTTACCAGACATAATACTGTTAAATCGGTCTAATCTCGTCAATGAACCTTTGTGGAAAAAACAGTCTACTATTAGTGAATCTGCGTCTGTTCCTCTTGTGGTGGAAATTGTCAGTACAAATTGGCGTGATGATTACCACAAAAAACTGGCTGATTATGAACAAATGGGGATTGTTGAATATTGGATTGTTGATTATGCTGCTTTAGGTGGTAGAGCATTTATTGGCAATCCCAAACAACCAACTATTTCTATTTATCACCTAATAGATGAAGAATATCAAGTTAGTCAGTTTAGAGATAATGACCTGATAATATCACCAAGTTGGCCAGAGTTAAATTTAACTGCTAATCAAATTTTTAAAGCCGGTGTTTAG
- a CDS encoding ABC transporter permease, with the protein MTITKKQLPNFWKFPKNPSLSQRLMQIGLGMTLFFIFLAFFAPVFQGWGWLQNPKEFLANPIHEAPSAKHWFGTSRLGYDVFSRSVFGVQAALQVVTLATSLSMIIGVPLGMVSGYLGGKLDKALLFFMDSIYTLPGLLLSVTLAFVVGRGILNAAIAISIAYIPQYYRVVRNHTVSVKTEVYIEAAQAMGASTWAVLSRYLFFNVIQSVPVLFTLNAADAILVLGGLGFLGLGLPEEVPEWGYDLKQALEALPTGIWWTTLFPGLAMTTLVVGLSLLGEGLNEFVNPRLRRENSR; encoded by the coding sequence ATGACAATCACAAAAAAGCAATTACCGAATTTCTGGAAATTTCCGAAAAATCCTAGCCTCTCCCAGCGATTAATGCAGATTGGGTTGGGTATGACTCTATTTTTCATCTTTTTAGCCTTTTTTGCTCCTGTTTTTCAAGGTTGGGGGTGGTTGCAAAACCCGAAGGAATTTCTTGCTAACCCTATTCATGAAGCACCTTCGGCTAAACATTGGTTTGGCACAAGTCGTTTAGGTTATGATGTCTTTTCTCGCAGTGTGTTTGGTGTGCAAGCGGCGTTGCAAGTTGTGACTTTAGCAACATCTTTGAGTATGATTATTGGTGTGCCGTTGGGAATGGTTAGCGGTTATTTGGGAGGAAAATTAGATAAAGCTCTACTGTTCTTTATGGATAGTATTTATACATTGCCAGGATTGCTACTGTCGGTAACATTGGCTTTTGTCGTGGGAAGAGGTATCTTAAATGCTGCGATCGCTATTAGCATAGCCTACATTCCCCAATATTATCGCGTAGTTCGTAACCACACCGTTAGCGTTAAAACTGAAGTGTACATCGAAGCTGCACAAGCAATGGGTGCTTCTACCTGGGCTGTCTTATCACGGTATCTATTTTTCAATGTTATTCAAAGCGTCCCCGTCCTCTTTACTCTCAACGCCGCAGATGCCATCTTAGTCTTAGGTGGTTTAGGATTTTTAGGTTTAGGATTACCCGAAGAAGTACCGGAATGGGGATATGATTTAAAACAAGCTCTAGAAGCACTACCTACAGGCATTTGGTGGACTACCTTATTTCCTGGTTTAGCAATGACAACTTTAGTTGTAGGGTTATCACTACTTGGTGAGGGGTTAAATGAATTTGTCAATCCTCGTCTGAGAAGAGAAAATAGTCGTTAA
- a CDS encoding CTP synthase gives MTKFIFVTGGVVSSIGKGIVAASLGRLLKSRDYSVSILKLDPYINVDPGTMSPFQHGEVFVTQDGAETDLDLGHYERFTDTSMSRLNSVTTGLIYQSVINKERRGDYNGGTVQVIPHITNEIKDRILRVAKETNPSAVITEIGGTVGDIESLPFLEAIRQLRKEVGKRNVLYMHVTLLPWIAAAGEMKTKPTQHSVKELRSIGIQPDILVCRSDRPIPVGLKQKLSEFCDVPVECVITSPDARSIYEVPVILEREGLAEQVLNLLQMEQRQPNMTQWETMVDRMYNPKHTVEIAIVGKYVRLGDAYLSVVESLRHAAIATHGDLRLRWVNSEVLENEPPENYLSGVDGIIVPGGFGSRGIDGKIAAIKYARDRQIPFLGLCLGMQCSVIEWARNVEGLSSANSAEFDPYTDNPVINLLPEQQDVVDLGGTMRLGLYPCRVLPNTLAFQLYQEEVIYERHRHRYEFNNVYRSQLLDSGYLVSGTSPDGRLVEIVEYPKHPFFIACQFHPEFQSRPNAPHPLFKGLMTAAISQSHSATATPKPVKVS, from the coding sequence ATGACTAAGTTTATCTTTGTAACTGGGGGCGTTGTTTCCAGTATTGGTAAGGGAATTGTAGCAGCAAGTCTGGGACGTTTGCTTAAATCGCGGGATTATTCGGTTTCGATTCTTAAACTCGATCCCTATATTAACGTTGATCCAGGCACAATGAGTCCCTTTCAACATGGGGAAGTTTTTGTCACCCAAGACGGTGCAGAAACAGATTTGGATTTGGGACATTACGAGCGCTTTACTGATACTTCAATGTCTCGGTTAAACAGTGTTACTACTGGCTTAATTTATCAGTCAGTTATTAACAAGGAACGCCGAGGCGACTACAATGGAGGTACTGTTCAGGTAATTCCTCACATTACCAATGAGATTAAAGACAGAATCCTCAGAGTTGCTAAAGAAACTAATCCTTCCGCTGTGATTACGGAAATTGGTGGGACTGTAGGTGATATTGAATCGCTACCCTTTTTAGAAGCAATTCGCCAACTGCGAAAGGAAGTAGGAAAGCGTAATGTGTTATATATGCACGTTACTTTGTTGCCTTGGATTGCGGCGGCGGGAGAGATGAAAACCAAGCCTACTCAACATTCTGTGAAAGAATTGCGATCCATTGGCATTCAACCAGATATTTTAGTATGTCGGAGCGATCGCCCTATTCCTGTCGGCTTGAAACAAAAGTTATCAGAGTTTTGTGATGTCCCTGTAGAATGTGTTATTACCAGTCCAGATGCCCGCAGTATCTATGAAGTCCCAGTCATTTTAGAACGGGAAGGATTAGCCGAACAAGTTCTCAACTTACTGCAAATGGAACAACGTCAACCCAATATGACCCAATGGGAAACGATGGTAGACAGGATGTATAATCCTAAACACACCGTCGAAATTGCCATTGTTGGTAAATATGTGCGGTTAGGTGATGCCTACCTTTCTGTGGTTGAGTCTTTACGTCATGCGGCTATTGCGACTCATGGTGATTTGCGTCTGCGGTGGGTAAACTCGGAAGTTTTGGAAAATGAACCACCGGAAAACTATCTATCAGGTGTTGATGGTATCATCGTTCCTGGTGGTTTTGGTAGTCGGGGGATAGACGGTAAAATTGCGGCGATTAAATACGCCCGCGATCGCCAAATTCCCTTTTTAGGTTTATGCTTAGGAATGCAGTGTTCCGTGATTGAATGGGCGAGAAATGTCGAAGGCTTATCTAGTGCCAATAGTGCTGAATTTGACCCATATACGGACAATCCAGTTATTAACCTCTTACCAGAACAGCAGGATGTGGTAGATTTAGGCGGAACAATGCGCTTAGGGTTATATCCTTGTCGCGTACTTCCCAACACCCTAGCTTTCCAACTTTATCAAGAAGAAGTCATTTATGAACGTCACCGTCACCGTTACGAGTTCAATAATGTCTACCGCAGTCAGTTATTAGATTCTGGTTATTTGGTCAGTGGCACATCTCCAGATGGTAGATTAGTGGAAATTGTCGAATATCCCAAACATCCCTTCTTTATCGCTTGTCAATTTCACCCCGAATTTCAATCTCGCCCTAACGCACCTCATCCCTTATTCAAAGGATTGATGACCGCTGCCATTTCTCAATCCCATTCTGCAACTGCTACACCTAAGCCTGTAAAAGTTTCTTAA